A single genomic interval of Arachis duranensis cultivar V14167 chromosome 7, aradu.V14167.gnm2.J7QH, whole genome shotgun sequence harbors:
- the LOC107458781 gene encoding protein FLX-like 1 produces the protein MSSGRSRGQQQHLPMKGASHHPPPHTALSPPIHDPLFGTRGLGPVPPPHPALLEELRESQMGLGVRPIPLHPAAIIEERLAAQHQDIQGLLGDNQRLAATHVALKQELEAAQHELQRMAHYRESLRADTDARMRELYDKSVHLEAELRGAEAMRVELLQVHTDIKELTAVRQELTGQVQAMTQDLARMNADLKRMPALKADVEAMKQELQCARAAIEYEKKGFAENYEHGQVMEKKLISMAREMEKLRAEIANAEKRQRAATNPGPGYNANYGNAEAGYAGNPYPAIYGMNPVQPGMENFPQYGSGPAAWVAYEMQRAQGHR, from the exons ATGTCGTCTGGCAGGAGCCGTGGCCaacaacaacaccttccaatgAAAGGCGCTTCACATCATCCGCCGCCGCACACAGCCTTGTCACCGCCAATCCATGACCCACTCTTTGGGACCCGGGGCTTAGGCCCGGTACCCCCGCCCCACCCGGCTCTCCTCGAAGAGTTGCGGGAATCGCAGATGGGCCTGGGCGTCCGGCCCATTCCACTCCACCCGGCTGCAATAATCGAGGAGCGTCTGGCTGCACAGCACCAGGATATTCAGGGTCTGCTGGGTGACAACCAGCGGCTGGCCGCCACTCACGTTGCCCTCAAGCAGGAGCTGGAGGCCGCGCAGCACGAGCTGCAACGGATGGCGCACTACAGGGAATCTCTGCGGGCCGACACTGATGCGAGGATGAGGGAATTGTACGACAAGTCGGTTCATCTGGAGGCCGAGCTTCGCGGCGCGGAGGCCATGAGGGTGGAGCTTCTTCAGGTTCATACTGATATTAAGGAGCTTACCGCTGTGAGGCAGGAACTCACTGGGCAGGTTCAGGCCATGACACAGGACCTGGCCAGGATGAATGCGGATTTGAAGCGAATGCCAGCTCTGAAGGCCGATGTGGAGGCTATGAAACAGGAATTGCAATGTGCAAG GGCTGCTATTGAATATGAGAAGAAAGGGTTTGCAGAAAACTATGAACATGGTCAAGTGATGGAGAAGAAATTAATCTCGATGGCTCGTGAGATGGAGAAGCTTCGTGCTGAGATTGCAAATGCAGAGAAAAGGCAACGTGCAGCTACTAATCCAG GTCCAGGCTATAATGCAAATTATGGCAATGCTGAGGCTGGATATGCTGGAAATCCCTACCCTGCCATTTATGGCATGAATCCT